The Candidatus Rokuibacteriota bacterium DNA segment CTCCGAGATCACCCGGCGCGCGCTCGAGCAGAAGGTCCACGCGGCGGGGCAGGGGCAGGAAAAGGGGCTCGTCACGACGCAGGATCTCCTCCAGCAGATCGACCGCTACCGCCGCACGCGGGAGATGGTCGAGAAGATCCGCTACGGACAGTACCTCTAACAGACGGGGGCCGACATGAGCGAGAAGGTGCTAAGCACGGGACACAAGCCGATGGAGGCGGTTCACGCCGACGACCGGCCGTGGGAGACGCTGCGCTGGCCCGGTCAGTGGAGCAAGATGCTCTTCCACCCCGATCCCCACTTCGAGCCGCCGCTCGTGACGAAGACCGGCGGGCTGATGCTCTTCTGCCAGTACCAGGGACCGACGACCCAGGGCCGCCCGATCTACGACGGCCGCTTCAACATGACCGCCCGCAAATCCGTCGCCGAGGAAAACGTCGACATCTGATCCGCAAATGATCCGGAGCGGTGGTAGGATGGCCGCTCGATGCCCTCGGTCACGCAGATCCGCGTCCGCTACAAGGACACCGACACCATGTCGGTCGTCTACTACGGCAACTACCTGACCTACTTCGAGGTCGCCCGCGTCGAGTACCTGCGGCAGAGGGACCTGCCGATGTCCGAGGTGGACAAGCGCATCCACATGCCCGTCGTGGAGGCCTTCGTGAAGTACGTCAAGCCCGCCAAGCTCGACGACCTCCTCGAGGTCAGCTCGCGAGTCAGCGAGCGCAGGCGGGCGAGCTTCACCTTCTCGTACGAGATCAGGAACGAGGCCAAGGAGCTCGTGGCCACGGGGTTCACGCGGCACGCCTGCTGGGATCCCGCCACGGCCAAGATGATCGCGCTGCCCGACTGGCTCAAGGAGATCATGCCGGATGCCGACCTCGACCCGACCGATCGCTGACATCGCCCGCGAGCTGGGGCTCGCGGCGGAGGAATGGCTGCCGTATGGCCGCGACAAGGCCAAGGTGCTGCTGCCGGCGCTCCACGCCCGGAGCGGCAGGCCCGACGGCAAGCTCGTCGTCGTCTCGGCGATCACCCCGACGCCCGCCGGCGACGGCAAGACCACGATGACGATCGGTCTCGGCCAGGCGCTGTGGCGCGTGGGTGCGCGGCCCGTCATCGCGCTCCGCGAGCCTTCGATAGGCCCCACGCTCGGCATGAAGGGCGGCGGCACGGGCGGCGGCCGCTCCCAGGTCGTGCCGATGGAGGACATCAACCTCCACTTCACGGGCGACTTCCACGCCGTCACCTCAGCCCACAACCTCCTCGCCGCCGCCGTGGACAACCACCTTCACCACGGCAACGTGATCGGCATGGACGTGCGCCAGGTGCTGTGGGGGCGCGTCCTCGACCTCAACGACCGCGCGCTGCGCAACGTGGTCGTGGGGCTCGGCGGCCGGATGGACGGCGTGCCGCGCGAGGCGGCCTTCCTCATCACCTCGGCCTCCGAGATCATGGCGGCGCTCTGTCTCGCCGAGGACCTC contains these protein-coding regions:
- a CDS encoding thioesterase family protein codes for the protein MPSVTQIRVRYKDTDTMSVVYYGNYLTYFEVARVEYLRQRDLPMSEVDKRIHMPVVEAFVKYVKPAKLDDLLEVSSRVSERRRASFTFSYEIRNEAKELVATGFTRHACWDPATAKMIALPDWLKEIMPDADLDPTDR